The Poecilia reticulata strain Guanapo linkage group LG1, Guppy_female_1.0+MT, whole genome shotgun sequence DNA window cccgccttcgaggcgcagctcctccagacGATGTGCTAGCAgttagaggagccatgttgggatgccgtcctggaggcggagcttaaAGAGACAGCGGCCCAGTACGAGGCATTTAAAGAATTGCTATTAGTTTAAACGATATTTGATATATATCTAGCATTTCGATGAGCTGAAGACAACATGGCCGCTGGGTTGTGCCATAAGGGGGACGATGTGCCTGGAAACACAGCCGGGCTCTGCAGCACCGGACCGGGCTCCGCTGCAGCACCGGGCTCTGCAGCACCGGACCGGGCTCCGCTGCAGCACCgggctctgctgcagctctgctgcagcactgGGCTCTGCTGCAGCACCGGGCTCTGCTGCAGCACCGGGCTCCGCTGCAGCACGCTGCGGCACGCCGCTCCGCCCCTCGTCCGCttgcttttgtctttcttgtgaTGGAAATGTCCTGAAATGAAATGATGCTGTTCTTTGCCGCTGCTCTTCTTGCTCCGGGTTTTGGTTCTGACCAGCCTGGTTTCTCCTGCAGGGCTTCTGCTCCTGGCTCACGGCCATCTTCAGAATAAAGTAAGTCTGGCTCTCGGCTTGTCTTTGGAAATGTCTGATCTGAAGGTCTGAGGTGTGTCTCCTTCGTCGATGCTCCAGGGACGAGGAGATCCGTGAGAAGTGCGGCGAGGACGCCGTGCACTACCTGTCCTTCCAGCGCCACATCATCGGCCTTCTGGTCGTCGTCGGCGTCCTCTCCGTGGGCATCGTCCTGCCGGTGAACTTCTCCGGTGACTTGCTGGGTAAGCGCTCCAGCTGAGGACAGACTGTGGTCTGCAGGATTCCCTTCATGATGCTCTCCATCTGTTTCTGGTTGGTTGTAGTCAGAATTATCAGTGCAGATGCTTTCCTAAGCCAGGGAGCTCCTGGACCTCCTTCCAAAGAAGGTAAAGGCGGCGGCTGCTCTGCGCCGCTCTACATGTGATCTAGCTGGTGGTTTTAGCTGGACCTGGACTCACTCCCATCCGGTCTGTAGATGCTGAGTGTTGTGACCCGAGTCTGGACCGTAGAAACCAGGTTCCGGTGAATTCTCACTCCCGAAACTGACGTCGTTTCAACCTCCAGCTTTTGGCCTGGAACAGTCGGACCTGTGGGAACGGGAAGGTTTCACTTGCTGTCATGTCTGTCTGTTGCAGAGAACAACGCCTACAGCTTCGGACGGACCACGATCGCCAACCTGAAGTCAGAGTGAGTGGAGACGAGGCCGGGCTCAGTCTGCTTCCACCTTCGTCTGCATGTTTTCATCAAGAAGTTTGACCATAACCCACAAATGAAGCACAAGATTTCAAATTGATTTAGCCTAGCTTAGCATGAAGAGCTAAAACACAGGGTAAACGTTAGCCTAGCTTAGCATGAAAAGCTAAAACACAGGCTAAACGTTAGCCTAGCTNNNNNNNNNNNNNNNNNNNNNNNNNNNNNNNNNNNNNNNNNNNNNNNNNNNNNNNNNNNNNNNNNNNNNNNNNNNNNNNNNNNNNNNNNNNNNNNNNNNNNNNNNNNNNNAGCTTAGCATGAAGAGCTAAAACACAGGCTAAATGTTAGCCTAGCTTAGCATGAAGAGCTCAAACACAGGCTAAACGTTAGCCTAGCTTAGCATGgatactggaactggaagaaaatcttTGCCTTGTTTACAAGGACAAGTTTTAGGAAGCAGCTAGCTCGGCTTAGAGACTTTCCACAGAGGGTTAGGGTGACAGCTGCAGCGTCGCATGgcagccagcagagggagcaTCAGCCCAACAGGACCTGAGTGGACAAACTGAACCGGCTCTTGTCTCCAGGACCAAGCTGCTGTGGCTCCATACGACCTTTGCCTTCATGTACCTGCTGCTGACGGTCTACAGCATGAGGAGACACACGTCTAAGATGCACTACAAGGAGGATGATCTGGTAGGACAGGCGGCGCTGCATCTGATCCACTTGGTTCTGAGAACGTCTGCTGGGCCAGTAATCCCAGGGTTGTGTCTTGCAGGTGAAACGCACTTTATTCATAAACGGCATCTCCAAGTATGCTGATGAGAGTCAGATCAAGCAGCACTTTGAGTGAGTGTTACTGTAATGAGCAGCAGccggccagcagcagctgagctaACTTCCCTCCATGCTGCTCCGCAGGCAGGCCTACGACAACTGTGTGGTTCTGGAGGCTCGGATCTGTTACAACGTGGCCAAACTGATGGCGCTGAGCGCTGAGAGGTGAGTCCGGGTCGGTCCCGGGTCACGGGGCCTGTTGCCGGAGCATTCAGGACGTTTTCTGGGTGCAGGAAGAAGACGGAGCGCAGTAAGAAGTTCTTCACCGACCTGATGGCGAAGGAGCACGTTCCCACCATGATCAACCCCAAGCCCTGCGGACACCTGTGCTGCTGCGCCATCGCCGGCTGCGAGGAGGTGACCTCCGACCCCTCGTTCGTCAGCAGCTGCTGGGTTCAGACCCGTTAACGCGTCTGGTTCCCCTACAGGAAGAAGCTGTGAGCTACTACACCAAGAGAGAGGCCAAGCTAAAGGAGGAGTAcaggaaggagaaggagaaggtcCACACCAAGCCGCTGGGCATGGCCTTCGTCACCTTCCAGAACGAGGCCATGACCGCCATGTGAGGCTGACGCAACGCACAGCTCAGATTTTACATCAAAATCATTTCATCCATTCACTTAGATTACTGTTATTACTCACATTGAATGTCTTTCTCTCTGCCTTGGCCATTCATGCTTCTGACTCCCCCCCCTCCTCTGACTCCGCCCCTCCTCTCTGACTCCGCCCCTCCTCTCTGACTCCGCCCCCTTCCTCCACAGCATCCTGAAGGACTTCAACGCCTGCCAGGTTCAGGGTTGTCGTTGTCGCCAGGAGCCGTGTTCCTCTCAGTTCAGCGAAGTCCTCCATGTTCACAACTGGAGCGTGACGTACGCACCGGACCCGCAGAACGTCCGCTGGTAGGTACCCAGGCCCCGCCCCCAGACCCCACCTACAGACTCCACCCCCAGGCCCCGCCNNNNNNNNNNNNNNNNNNNNNNNNNNNNNNNNNNNNNNNNNNNNNNNNNNNNNNNNNNNNNNNNNNNNNNNNNNNNNNNNNNNNNNNNNNNNNNNNNNNNNNNNNNNNNNNNNNNNNNNNNNNNNNNNNNNNNNNNNNNNNNNNNNNNNNNNNNNNNNNNNNNNNNNNNNNNNNNNNNNNNNNNNNNNNNNNNNNNNNNNNNNNNNNNNNNNNNNNNNNNNNNNNNNNNNNNNNNNNNNNNNNNNNNNNNNNNNNNNNNNNNNNNNNNNNNNNNNNNNNNNNNNNNNNNNNNNNNNNNNNNNNNNNNNNNNNNNNNNNNNNNNNNNNNNNNNNNNNNNNNNNNNNNNNNNNNNNNNNNNNNNNNNNNNNNNNNNNNNNNNNNNNNNNNNNNNNNNNNNNNNNNNNNNNNNNNNNNNNNNNNNNNNNNNNNNNNNNNNNNNNNNNNNNNNNNNNNNNNNNNNNNNNNNNNNNNNNNNNNNNNNNNNNNNNNNNNNNNNNNNNNNNNNNNNNNNNNNNNNNNNNNNNNNNNNNNNNNNNNNNNNNNNNNNNNNNNNNNNNNNNNNNNNNNNNNNNNNNNNNNNNNNNNNNNNNNNNNNNNNNNNNNNNNNNNNNNNNNNNNNNNNNNNNNNNNNNNNNNNNNNNNNNNNNNNNNNNNNNNNNNNNNNNNNNNNNNNNNNNNNNNNNNNNNNNNNNNNNNNNNNNNNNNNNNNNNNNNNNNNNNNNNNNNNNNNNNNNNNNNNNNNNNNNNNNNNNNNNNNNNNNNNNNNNNNNNNNNNNNNNNNNNNNNNNNNNNNNNNNNNNNNNNNNNNNNNNNNNNNNNNNNNNNNNNNNNNNNNNNNNNNNNNNNNNNNNNNNNNNNNNNNNNNNNNNNNNNNNNNNNNNNNNNNNNNNNNNNNNNNNNNNNNNNNNNNNNNNNNNNNNNNNNNNNNNNNNNNNNNNNNNNNNNNNNNNNNNNNNNNNNNNNNNNNNNNNNNNNNNNNNNNNNNNNNNNNNNNNNNNNNNNNNNNNNNNNNNNNNNNNNNNNNNNNNNNNNNNNNNNNNNNNNNNNNNNNNNNNNNNNNNNNNNNNNNNNNNNNNNNNNNNNNNNNNNCCCCAGGCCCCGCCCCCAGACTCCACCCCCAGATTCCACCCCCAGGCCCCGCCCACAGACCCGAGGCTGCGTTGCCTGCTGACGTGTTGCGGTCCCTTCCTGCAGGGAGCACCTGTCGCTGGGCGGGATCTCCTGGTGGATCCGCTGCTTCATCATCAACTGCATCCTCTTCATcctgctcttcttcctcacGACGCCGGCCATCATCATCTCCACCATGGACAAGTTCAACGTCACCAAGCCTGTGGAGTATCTGAACGTAAGCAGAACCGCCCTGTGTTTGTGTTCCTCTGAGCCGCTCTTTGGGCCATCTCTGTTCtactctggttctggttctggtcttgctctggttctgactctgtgttttcttctggACAGAACCCCATAATCACTCAGTTCTTCCCCACCCTGCTGCTCTGGGccttttctgctctgctgcccACCATCGTCTATTACTCTGCCTTCTTTGAGGCTCACTGGACCAGGTACCGCTGCTTCCTCTCAGCCTCTTCCTCACATGTCTGGCACCAACCAGGGGTCGGGTCGCCGAGGCCCGGCTCGGTCCGGATTGGGTGTTCCGGTGATTGGAGCGGGGACAGAAACCAGAACCATGGCGGGTATTGACCGGTTCCTCTGTCTGTTCCTGCAGGTCTGGAGAAAACAGGACCACCATGCACAAATGCTACACCTTCCTGATCTTCatggttctgctgctgccgtCTCTTGGACTCAGCAGGTGGGCAGGTGGCACCTGTGGTGGCGCCGCGGCGCCGGTCCGCTCCGCTGCACTGAATCCTGTCTCTGTCTTCACAGTCTGGATGTTTTCTTCCGCTGGCTGTTCGATAAGAAGTTCCTGGATGACGCTAAAGTCAGATTTGAGTAAGTCGCTTTGTCTCTGTTTGTAAACCGATCAGCACAAACCGCAGCAGGTTCCCACCAGGGGGCGCATGTGGTCTGAGTTTGGACCTGAGCCGGAACCAGAAGGGAATTAAAGTCTAGACACCAAAACCCAGGTTCATCTGGATGAAGAATCCAGTCAAAGCCTGGCGCCTCATCCACAGGCGAAGTGAGATCAGAATAACTGAGGACATTCAGGTGAAAACCAAAACTTCACCAAGAATGAAAAATATCAGACTTTTACGGGtcgggaccagaaccaggatttCTCCTCAGCAAGACAAAGACTTGGAAACAGAGTCTAGACCTGAATTTGTAAGCAAACACAATGAGGAAGAACCACTGTGAGCAGCTGAGATTCAGTGAAAGACGGACGGAACCGGAGCGGGTTCAGAAACAGGACGGGAGCGTTGAGGCTGGTTGGGTTTTCATCCTTCCGATCAGCCAGTCACAGGATTTTGTCTTCAGGTGCGTCTTCCTACCGGATAACGGAGCGTTCTTCGTCAACTACGTCATCGCCTCGGCCTTCATCGGGAACGCCATGGACCTGCTGAGGATCCCCGGCCTGCTCATGTACATGATCCGCCTGTGCCTGGCCCGCTCCGCCGCCGACCGCCGCAACGTGAAGAGGGTAGGAGACGGAGCTGGACACCTGGTGGACACCTGGTCCTGGGCGTCCCTTCTGACTGTAACTCTGTCTCTGCAGCACCAGGCCTACGAGTTCCAGTTTGGCGCCGCGTACGCCTGGATGATGAACGTCTTCACGGTGGTGATGGCCTACAGCATCACCTGCCCCATCATAGTCCCCTTTGGTCAGTACGCAGCACGTCCATCAGCAGGTGGTTACCTGGGCAGGTAACTCAGCTCTGCTGTTCCTCCAGGTCTCATGTACATGCTGCTGAAACACCTGGTGGACAGGTACAACATGTACTACGCCTACCTGCCGTCCAAGCTGGACAAGAAGATCCACTCAGCCGCAGTGACTCAGGTGGTGGCCGCGCCCATCCTCTGCCTCTTCTGGCTGCTCTTCTTCTCCACCGTCCGCACAAGTGAGCAACCCCAGGTTCTGCAGGGGAGACCGGTTCTGGTGCCAGGTTCTGGAACCAGGACCCGGTTCTGGTGCCAGAACCTGGTACCAGGACCCGGTTCTGGTGCCAGGACCGGTTCTGGAACCAGGACCCGGTTTGGCCAGGTTCTGGTGCCAGGACCGGTTCTGGAACCAGGACCAGTCATGGTACCAGGACCTGGTACCATGACCGGGTCCTGGTACCATGACCGGTTCTGAAACCAGGACCAGTCATGGTACCAGGACCTGGTACCAGGACCCGGTTTCCGGAACCATGACTGGTCCTGGCACCAGGCCCAGTTGTGTGATTCTGCCTCCTCCATCCCCAGGCTTCGATACGCCCACCTCCATGTTCACGCTGGTGGTCCTTGTGGTCACCATCGTGGTCTGTCTGTCCCACGTCTGCTTTGGACACTTCAAGTACCTGAGCGCCCACAACTACAAGGTGAGTCTGGCTGCAGGTGAGAGGCCGGCCGGCTGCTGCTGATTGGTCGTCTCACTGGCCAGCGTTTCCGTTTCAGATCGACACAAAGGAGAGCGAGGTGGACGCCGTGAAGAACGGACGACCGGCTCGCTCTTCATCCTCTCCAAGCAGCAAGTCTCAGGTGAGTCTTCCTACCAGGTTCTGACCAGACCTGGGTACGCCAACGGGTCAGGAACCGTCCTGCTTTGACCCAGCTGTGGTTCTGTGTGTCCGGCAGCAGGTGGCGCCGCAGCAGCAGATGTACATCGCCCAGGTGCTGCAGGATCCGAACTCGGATGAGCCGGGCGGCGCCAGCAGCGAGGAGGACCGGGGCTCGTCGCAGGACGAGGAAATGCTGAACGGAGGGAACGGCATCAACGAGGCGGATTTCCAGTCGGGGGAGGACAGTCTGATCGCCAACGAGGTCCACCAGTAGCTGGAGGCGGAGCTAGAGGAAGGGGCGGAACTAGCCACACCACAGCTACCAGTAAGGCCAACTGGAGATTCACCGTTCGCACTCAGACGGTAGTGTGGCTGGGTTAGCCCCGCCCCCCTCAGCCTGAAGACTCGACCCTGACCTTTGACGCCGGCGCCGGATCGCCACCATCCAGCCCTCCACAGGAAGTCACTGTACATACCCACAACGCCAAACTGTCGTCCGTTATCCTGGTGAGGGTGGGGTCCAACTTGTGCCTGGGCTGGTTTCCGTTTGTTCGCACTCGTGTCTTGATCCCCATCGACTCCTGATCCGTCTGAGGAACGACGGCGTCGGGCCGCTGAGCCGTCCGATCCCGTAGCCGTGGAAGCTTCGCTAACGCAGAACGGCCCCACCTTCCTTCTGTTCCCAAAACTCCCACATCTGTCCTGCACATCCTTTTGGTTTGCTGTCGACCCGCCGAGCTTCTTGCTGCATGTCGTGACGTCGCCACCTAGTGGTGACTTCATTCATCACAGGAACAAACTCGCCCGGATTCCTCTGTCTGTCAGCAGCTTGTCCGTCCAGATCCTCCCCTCCCGGATTATCTCACCTGGACTACCTTAAGTTGTGAATAAGGGAACGGGACGTTGGTGTCGGTAGCGTAGCTTCGACTCCTTCAAGACTCTCGGACTCTTCCGGCGGCAGAGAGCTCGGATGTCCGGAGACATGGAAGAGCAGCGCTTTTTATCCGGTCCGATGCCTGATGCTGTTTGGACTCTCAAGGGAAacgttttgttgtgtttggacTCTCAAGGGAAAcgttttgttgtgtgtgtgtgtgtgtgtgtgtgtgtgtgtgtgtgtgtgtgtttctgattgCTCTCCAGCATTCATTTCGTACAGTCCAGCACGTCTCCAGGTaacagaaccggttctggttcctctgttCCTGGGTGGTTCTGATGATGGATCAGGGATGGATCCTGAGGATCGGGACGATCCCAGTCGATCCCAGTCGATCCCAGTGATGCTGGACTGGGTTGTTCCCCGTCAGACAGGTGAGCTCATTAAGCCAGCACAGGTATTTAAATGGTTGCTGTCTCCAACCTGACCACCAGATGGCAGTAGTTGCTCCAGCCAAACTTCCTTTGCAGCCGGGCTCTGGGCCGCCCCCTACTGGCTGGTATTCCTGAAACTTTACCTTTTCTCCTAAAACTCCAGTTTGATCCACTTTAGTTGTCTGGGATCCTGAGAATCAGCTGCATTATGTGGTCTTGGTGTTGTTCCCACATCATTGACATCCCTGCAGTGTTGCCTGGACtctcatgtttaaaacaacactgaAAGTCTTAATGGAGGAGCGACGTGCTGATGGAGGCGGAGGGTCCgaaagagcagcagcttcttaaagaaacaggcCCAGTTTCAAAACCTTCAACTGCAAAGTAACATTTCATAACTTGAGACGACGCAGAAATGTGGTACCGGCCCTTTAAACCGGCCAGCCTGGTCCAGCATCATCCGGATCTGAACAGAACCACAGCTTCACTACTGGTTCTTCTAACCCGGTCCGGTGCCGGCCCGGTCAGAACCAAACCCGGTCCAGTTGGGTTGTGGCTTCATTCACAGTTTGCATTTCAGACCAGAACCGGTCCATTCAGACAACGATGCCCATGTTTTACTGCGTTGAGCTGATGAGCGCCAATGGTGGTTTCCATGGTAACGGGAAACCACCTGAGGCGGAGCAACGACGGGAAGtttcaggtgtttgtttttcctgagtTCATGtttacatctgtgtgtgtgtgtgtgtgtgtgtgtgtgtgtgtgtgtgtgtgtgtgtgagacactGAGCTGGACATGAAAGCTGCAGCGCCCCCTCCTGGCGGCGGCTGCACGCTGGAGAACCTGCCGCCTCTGTGTCGTGTCGCTGCGTCTCCTCGGCCCCGATTGTAACACAGGAAGCAGAACCTGCAGAGGATCCGggtcagaacctccagaaccctCCGGACTCTTCTGGGTCTCGCCGGATGCAGATGATCCGGGCcgctgggttctggttctgagctgGACCGCAGGTGGACCGGCTGTGTGATATTTTTGTATCTTGCTGATTGAAGTGTTTGATACCGAACTGTGTtacagaagaagaagctggaaGGTTTTTAAACGCCacactttctgcttttcttagttttttaaGCGTTGCTGCAGGAAGTGACCcgtgatgaagatgatgatgatgatgatgatgatgagtgtAAATAGCGTTGCACCGCTTGAGGCGAACACGGCGCTTCATGTCAGGCtttatttattgctgtatttatttttacgttGCTCTCCGGATGTACAGTGAACCTTTGTCCTATTTATGTTCCATGATCAATAAAGCAGCTGATCCAAACCGCTCTGGACATGTCTCTGCTGGACAGGTGTCTCTCTGGACAGGTGTCTCTCTGGACAGGTGTCTCTGCTGGACAGGTGTCTCTCACAGTCGGTATTTAGTTGTTTCTAATGTAAATGTTGAATCTTTGCTTGGAGCAAATGATCGGAGTGATGAAGGTTCCTCTGGTCGACCTGGTCCGGCCCGGTCCCGGTCCACTTACCTCCCTGTCCCAGGCCTGCTTGAGGTGGACCCCGGCCACCGAGCTGACAGTCAAAAATGATCGGAGTGATGAAGGTGATGCAGGAGGAAGATCTGGTGGGTTTGCATCTAAAACCAGATTCTACCAGATTTAACTAGACAAGCATAAAGTGACCCGCAGCACAGACAGAGAATCTCATGGAGACGATTCAGATCAACATGGCCGCCTTGGAGAACAGGCGatggtcctggttctgatccggtcctggtcctggttttGATCCGGTCCTGGtccggtcctggttctgtttttgGTTCCCTGCCCTATGTGATCCTGTCCATGTGGATGAGATGGTTGAgaatggatcagaaccagggcTGTTCTCCTCTGTGGTTCAGGTCCAGAACCGGATCATCTTTGGCTTTCGCCCCTTGAATCTGTGGAGCATTTAGATCAACATTAAACAGAATAACGAACTTTGGAATCCAGAAATATTTAACTGGACCATCACTGCTTAGTTCACatcacttttaacccagaaaaggatttagatCAGTCgctctttagcttattttatcagaaacttgTAGAGTTTCgctatttagaaatggaaataaatacttagCCACCCTGAACAGCAGCACTTAGTTAacatactttagaacaacattagattagttttctttcctttggtttgtatttccttgtaactcatgtaaagcactttgaattaccttgttgctgaaaatgtgctatatagataaaattaccttacctggTTCAACCAATACagtatcaaacaaattttattagTTGCAAAGTgcataaatcaacattttctcaTCACAAACTTTCCTTCATAgtctttaaataatatattgcaacatttcagcatctgaaaataaaaccattaaagaACTGATGTGTTCactttaacattgttttttacatttctgttatttttgctaaataaccCACTGGCATTACCCCGCTCCACCGGCAGGGGTCACTTCACTTCAACTccgcagaagaagaagaagaggcgGAAGTAGYGGTAGCAGCGTCTGTTAGCTTCGTGCTAACTGCAGCGACCCAGAGGCATGTCTACGGCCTCCAAGGTGGTTCTGACGGTTTCTGTGGTTCTGACTGTCAGCTCGGTGGCCGGGGTCCACCTCAAGCAGGCCTGGGACAGGGAGGTAAGTGGACCGGGACAGGGCCGGACCAGGTCGACCAGGTGGCGGAACCGGGTTCAGATACAGACTTGTAGAGGTAAAGTCCAGAGCCGATCCGGTTCAGATAGAACCCTCAGGGTTCGGCTGGTTCTGTGGTTTAATGAGCGAATTATCAGTGACCCGGGAGAAAGCGCTGGTTCCGGTCCACTTCATCAGATGGTTGCCAGCAGGAAAACTTACcagccagaggtcagaggtcaaaggcaGCTGAACCCCAGAGGTCCACCTctacaggtcaaaggtcataaCTCTGGTTGTAGTCTGGTTCTCCCCATCAGTAAAACTCtaaccggttctggttctgatccggtcctgatcctggttctgatcctgaTCCAGtcctggttccggttctggttttgatctggtcctggttctgatccggtcccGGTTCTGTGCAGCGTCTGCGTGAGGGCGTCCTGCGGGATCTGGACCGGCTGCAGCGGAAGCAGCAGAACCTGCTGGAGGAGCAGAAGGTTCTGACCcggcagctggaggaggagaggcgggGCCAGGAGGACAGGCTCCACCCACAGGACACCTGAGCCAGGTACGCTCACCTCAAAAAGACCCTGAGGACGTCCTGACCCGGTTCAGGGTCTAAAGGTCACGTGACCCATCCAGGCGTCTCTCCTGCAGGCGATGGACGGCGGCGGCGCGGCGGCGGGGCTGGAGGagggggaggtggagggggagACGCTGCTGATCGTGGAGTCGGAGGACCAGGAGGACCAGGAGGACCTGTCACATGACCAGAGCGGAGACTCGCTGACCAGCGACCTGGGCGAGGACGCGGATGGCGGCTGGGCCTGCGAGGACATGTCCTTCTACTGCGACCGCTGCCACAAGTGGGTCCCTGCAggtgagccaatcagagccctGCTGTCCCTGCAg harbors:
- the LOC103471758 gene encoding protein PET117 homolog, mitochondrial isoform X2, with product MSTASKVVLTVSVVLTVSSVAGVHLKQAWDRERLREGVLRDLDRLQRKQQNLLEEQKVLTRQLEEERRGQEDRLHPQDT